GCCACCTCAGGCAAACTCCACCAAGCGGTGAGGACTATGGGAGATCGAGAATGACGGAGACAAATCATAGGAGCTGCAAAACCAAGtgatcacgatcctcagtaatgaGGGACCGACAAAGAAGACCAGTCTACGAAAATCTATCAGGAGAACTGTGGTGTATGCATAATTATTACACCGCTTTTTGACTACTGATTCTTGTAGTACTGAAAAGTGGTGCTGTCTCCCCCAATGCCCCTTGAATTTCCCCCTTATAATTCTTATACATTCgccgcatttttttttaatcggaCTTAAGAGATTCAAGTCTTAGCGTAATTGCACTGCCACGACCTTGGATTTACCGGCCTTTAACCGACTTTAATTTCGTAGAAGATTTTTCTGTTGTATATAAGgagataaataaaattgatgATGAATATTTATAACTTTTAGCTATTGAATCAGGAGTTAAATGGCGGAAGTCCATCCTAACTAGTCTGCCTCTTAGAGGCAAAAGTCGAGTCGAATAAGTATTGGTTTATTACATTTATTGCTTATGTATTCATCATATACCTTTATGTGGTAGGAACTATAATTGCATTCAGAAGGTTCGCAAATAAGTGTAAAGAGTTGACACTAATTATTGCGACAGCGCGGAGTAGCTGTTTTGCCTGATTTGATTTACCTGAATATCAGAGCAGCAGTAAGTACTATTTCAAATCAAATTGTCATCCTCAAATTCCAGTCTCCGCTCTCGGACAATAGCCAAACTGGTGCTGGGACAGCTGTACCCGCCGGCCGTGGTGGAGGCCCAATACGAAGACCGGCTATATCCACTGACAGCTCGCCTGGAGTTCTATCTAGAGAATTTCGGGTACTTCCATATGCAGGCTTCGAAGCCGGATAACGTTGGTGAGTATGTTTTAAATGTACTGGTGGAATGTCCTCTGTTGGAAATATGGTTCCCTTATTTTCTTAGTAAACGTACCGATATATCTGTAtcttgtatttaatttattgacaGCCCCAACGAGTCAATAAGCAGCTAATGTAGCCGCACCATTTTTTTCTGTTGACGGACACCTTTTACCTATATTATGATCACACCTTCTGACCCTCGAATCTCCAAGTGCCTAACATGTCCTAAGATTTCTAAAACAACGAATTTATAATTTGTGATTACCCCTTCTGGTAAAAACTACATTCTTGTTTCTACACACCATTTTAAACAAACGTCACTTTCCAGGTCACGGTCTGGACGACTCCCCAGTCGCCCATGCCTCCTGGCTCATCCAGAACCTGATCATGGCAACAGACGTGGCCGGCGAGAGACTCATCGACGGTAACCTGTCGGCAAACTATAACATGGACGACTTCTACGACTCCTTCACCGTGCACTGGGCGTGTCGAAGCATGACGACCGCGGCGAGGTCGTACGCGGTGGCGTTGGCGGTGCATCAGGACCCGTTGTCCATGAGTATCTTCATGTAAGTGATGTTAAAGGGACTGACAGTTCTACGACTCTTTCACCGTGCACTGGGCGTGTCGGAGCAAGACGACCGCGGCGAGGTCGTATGCGAAGGCCTTTGCGGTGCATGAAGACCCTTTGTCTATTagtattgataggtgaaaccgcataaaaatccgttcagtagtttctgagtttatcgcgaacaaacatacaaacacacaaacagacgcggcgggggactttgctttataaggtgtagtgatattgcCTACAATGTTACGCCATACgcttaaataactatttcaacaGGACCCCAACACCTGTCCCATTCGCCGCCATCAAATTCCGCCACGAGTTGGTCTA
The window above is part of the Cydia splendana chromosome 19, ilCydSple1.2, whole genome shotgun sequence genome. Proteins encoded here:
- the LOC134800379 gene encoding juvenile hormone epoxide hydrolase-like, with amino-acid sequence MTETNHRSCKTNLRSRTIAKLVLGQLYPPAVVEAQYEDRLYPLTARLEFYLENFGYFHMQASKPDNVGHGLDDSPVAHASWLIQNLIMATDVAGERLIDGNLSANYNMDDFYDSFTVHWACRSMTTAARSYAVALAVHQDPLSMSIFMTPTPVPFAAIKFRHELVYQPDDFLRDKYPNLVQSNTLDFGGHFAGYQEPAVLADSIRTSVAKMEQFHRN